One genomic region from Acidimicrobiia bacterium encodes:
- a CDS encoding O-acetyl-ADP-ribose deacetylase, which yields MRIDAVQGDITKEQVDAVVNAANQSLGGGGGVDGAIHRAAGSRELHEACARLGGCATGDAKATDGFRLPARWIIHAVGPRYRDGRRGEAELLASCYTRSLAVADELGARSVAFPAISTGIYGYPLEEATDIAVATVAGATTDVEIVRFVCFDERTLRAYERRLDALRS from the coding sequence GTGCGGATCGACGCGGTCCAGGGCGACATCACGAAAGAGCAGGTCGACGCGGTCGTGAACGCCGCGAACCAGTCGCTCGGCGGCGGGGGCGGGGTCGACGGCGCGATCCACCGCGCGGCGGGGTCGCGGGAGCTGCACGAGGCGTGCGCCCGCCTCGGCGGGTGCGCGACGGGCGACGCCAAGGCGACCGACGGGTTCCGGCTGCCCGCGCGCTGGATCATCCATGCGGTGGGCCCGCGCTACCGGGACGGGCGCCGCGGCGAAGCCGAGCTGCTCGCCTCGTGCTACACGCGCTCACTCGCCGTCGCCGACGAGCTGGGCGCGCGCTCGGTCGCGTTCCCGGCCATCTCCACCGGCATCTACGGCTACCCGCTCGAGGAGGCGACCGACATCGCGGTCGCGACCGTGGCCGGTGCGACGACCGACGTCGAGATCGTCAGGTTCGTGTGCTTCGACGAGCGCACCCTGCGCGCGTACGAACGTCGGCTTGACGCGTTGAGGTCATAA
- a CDS encoding WhiB family transcriptional regulator → MHEMLIANRITPGPTGIAPGSPGGPSPGLPAADPTNGERRWQERANCLGVDPDLFFPERGASTREAKAVCGGCEVRLECLEYALCNGEKFGIWGGLSERERRRLRRQRALARRAAASA, encoded by the coding sequence ATGCACGAGATGCTGATCGCCAACCGGATCACGCCCGGTCCCACCGGGATCGCGCCAGGTTCGCCCGGCGGCCCGTCGCCCGGTCTGCCCGCGGCCGATCCGACGAACGGCGAACGCCGCTGGCAGGAGCGGGCCAACTGCCTCGGCGTCGACCCCGACCTGTTCTTCCCCGAGCGTGGTGCGTCCACCCGGGAGGCGAAGGCCGTGTGCGGCGGCTGCGAGGTGCGCCTCGAGTGCCTCGAGTACGCGCTGTGCAACGGCGAGAAGTTCGGCATCTGGGGCGGCCTGTCCGAGCGGGAGCGTCGCCGCCTCCGCCGCCAGCGCGCGCTCGCCCGTCGCGCCGCGGCGTCCGCGTGA
- a CDS encoding glutamate formiminotransferase codes for MAERDVLECVVNVSEGRRRDVVDAIAGAGGARVLDVHVDADHNRSVVTLGGPAVAVEDAARRLASHAASLLDLRVHDGVHPRFGVVDVVPFVALDETPRERAVEAARAYAAWSAHELGVPVFLYGDADPGARTLPDTRRDAFVRRRPDAGRGQPDPRLGATAVGARPVLVALNCELPTDDVGLARDIARAVRERDGGLPGVRALGFLLGSHSRAQVSMNLVALEHTGVERACDAVREQARLRGSDVDRVELVGLVPAAERARWSDAFRERSGISEAETIEARLARAAGAEHSGGPGPAGAA; via the coding sequence GTGGCCGAACGGGACGTCCTCGAGTGCGTGGTCAACGTGTCGGAGGGCCGGCGGCGCGACGTCGTCGACGCGATCGCCGGAGCGGGCGGCGCACGCGTGCTCGACGTCCATGTCGACGCCGACCACAACCGCAGCGTCGTCACACTCGGCGGTCCAGCCGTCGCGGTCGAGGACGCGGCACGACGTCTCGCCTCGCACGCGGCATCGTTGCTCGACCTGCGCGTGCACGACGGCGTGCACCCGCGCTTCGGCGTCGTCGACGTCGTCCCGTTCGTCGCGCTGGACGAGACGCCGCGAGAACGCGCGGTCGAAGCGGCGCGGGCGTACGCGGCGTGGTCCGCACACGAGCTCGGCGTGCCCGTGTTCCTCTACGGCGACGCCGATCCCGGCGCGCGCACGCTGCCCGACACACGTCGCGACGCGTTCGTGCGCCGGCGGCCCGACGCGGGGCGCGGGCAACCCGATCCGCGTCTCGGCGCGACGGCGGTCGGCGCGCGACCGGTCCTCGTCGCGCTGAACTGCGAGCTCCCGACCGACGACGTCGGGCTCGCGCGCGACATCGCGCGCGCGGTGCGCGAGCGCGACGGCGGGTTGCCGGGCGTGCGCGCGCTCGGGTTCCTGCTCGGCTCACACAGCCGCGCGCAGGTCTCGATGAACCTCGTCGCGCTCGAACACACGGGGGTCGAGCGGGCCTGCGACGCGGTGCGCGAGCAGGCACGGCTGCGCGGCTCGGACGTCGACCGCGTCGAGCTCGTCGGCCTCGTCCCCGCCGCGGAGCGCGCCCGGTGGTCGGACGCGTTCCGCGAACGGTCGGGGATCAGCGAGGCGGAGACGATCGAAGCGCGCCTCGCCCGCGCCGCCGGCGCGGAGCACTCCGGCGGGCCGGGACCGGCTGGCGCGGCCTGA
- a CDS encoding TIGR03619 family F420-dependent LLM class oxidoreductase: MRIGLALPQYDYSVPGENPLRWDTVVAFARRAEELGFDSLWLSDHVFLDLAKYGADARRYGTYEPIAALGALARAVHRPRLGTLVLCEVLRPASVLAKALATLDRISGGRIDVGLGAGWYEPDYDAVGVDFPRPGHRLARLAEAVEVCRGLLTARGEPFTFDGRYHRCDGAVLDPPPVQQPGPPVFVGGKGDRLLRLAARHADGWNTCWVWTPDAYRDRLAVLGRECDDAARDAATVWRSVGLYALCGEDDADLAARFDRLRAATPPGVLDGVTLDRWRDGRLVGTVDEVAEQLVTWDELGVETVIVGPGAVPFQVASIDDLDPLATAARAAGIGAFQATGAGDRR, from the coding sequence GTGCGCATCGGACTCGCGCTCCCGCAGTACGACTACTCCGTCCCCGGCGAGAACCCGCTCCGGTGGGACACGGTCGTCGCGTTCGCTCGTCGCGCCGAGGAGCTCGGCTTCGACTCGTTGTGGCTGTCCGACCACGTGTTCCTCGACCTCGCGAAGTACGGGGCCGACGCGCGTCGCTACGGCACGTACGAGCCGATCGCCGCGCTCGGCGCGCTCGCGCGTGCGGTGCACCGGCCGCGGCTCGGGACGCTCGTGCTGTGCGAGGTGCTGCGCCCGGCGTCCGTCCTCGCGAAGGCGCTCGCGACGCTCGACCGGATCAGCGGCGGTCGCATCGACGTCGGTCTCGGCGCGGGCTGGTACGAGCCCGACTACGACGCGGTCGGCGTCGACTTCCCGCGCCCGGGTCACCGGCTCGCGCGTCTCGCGGAGGCGGTCGAGGTGTGCCGCGGTCTGCTAACGGCGCGCGGTGAGCCGTTCACGTTCGACGGTCGCTACCACCGCTGCGACGGCGCCGTGCTCGACCCGCCGCCCGTCCAACAGCCGGGCCCGCCAGTGTTCGTCGGCGGCAAGGGCGACCGCCTGCTGCGGCTCGCTGCGCGTCACGCCGACGGCTGGAACACGTGCTGGGTGTGGACGCCCGATGCGTACCGCGACCGCCTCGCGGTGCTCGGACGCGAGTGTGACGACGCCGCGCGCGACGCCGCGACGGTGTGGCGATCGGTCGGGCTCTACGCGCTGTGCGGCGAGGACGACGCCGATCTCGCGGCGCGCTTCGACCGTCTCCGTGCCGCGACGCCGCCCGGCGTGCTCGACGGCGTCACGCTCGACCGTTGGCGCGACGGCCGGCTCGTCGGGACCGTCGACGAGGTCGCGGAGCAGCTCGTCACGTGGGACGAGCTGGGTGTCGAGACGGTGATCGTGGGCCCCGGTGCGGTTCCGTTCCAGGTGGCGTCGATCGACGATCTCGACCCGCTGGCCACCGCGGCGCGCGCGGCCGGGATCGGCGCGTTCCAGGCGACCGGCGCGGGGGATCGGCGGTAA
- the tatA gene encoding twin-arginine translocase TatA/TatE family subunit, with translation MDIGVPELLIILAVVLLLFGSTRLPKLARSLGQASKEFKKGVEDGAHEDDEHKAK, from the coding sequence ATGGACATCGGGGTTCCCGAGCTCCTCATCATCCTCGCCGTCGTCCTGCTCCTCTTCGGCAGCACCCGCCTGCCCAAGCTCGCCCGGTCGCTCGGCCAGGCGTCGAAGGAGTTCAAGAAGGGCGTCGAGGACGGCGCCCACGAGGACGACGAGCACAAGGCGAAGTAG
- a CDS encoding sigma-70 family RNA polymerase sigma factor: MSSDGVPTWDEVAREHGRFMYQVAYRLTGNTDDAADLVQESLLRVRKGLESYRPGSLEGWLARIVTNVFLDEVRRKRRRPTEALPPDPDRVLPGSPGADEASTELSREVQDALATLPEEFRVAVVLCDVADLPYEEIGRATGVPVGTVRSRIHRGRRMLRAALEGAWS; the protein is encoded by the coding sequence GTGTCGTCCGACGGTGTCCCGACCTGGGACGAGGTCGCCCGCGAGCACGGGCGGTTCATGTACCAGGTCGCGTACCGCCTGACCGGCAACACCGACGACGCCGCGGACCTCGTGCAGGAGTCGCTCCTGCGGGTTCGCAAGGGGCTGGAGAGCTATCGGCCGGGATCGCTGGAGGGATGGTTGGCCCGGATCGTCACGAACGTCTTCCTGGACGAGGTGCGCCGGAAGCGCCGCCGCCCGACCGAGGCGTTGCCCCCGGACCCCGACCGCGTCCTGCCTGGGTCACCCGGTGCGGACGAGGCGAGCACCGAGCTCTCGCGTGAGGTCCAGGACGCGCTCGCGACGCTCCCCGAGGAGTTCCGCGTCGCGGTCGTGCTGTGCGACGTGGCCGACCTGCCGTACGAGGAGATCGGCCGCGCGACCGGCGTCCCCGTCGGCACCGTGAGGTCCCGCATCCATCGCGGCCGGCGCATGTTGCGCGCCGCGCTCGAGGGGGCGTGGTCGTGA